A region from the Bradyrhizobium sp. CCBAU 53340 genome encodes:
- a CDS encoding TonB-dependent receptor — protein MASQITVSGEDVNARPVMRPGEVLEAVPGLIVTQHSGEGKANQYFLRGYNLDHGTDLAIYVDDVPANMRTHAHGQGYADLNWLIPEAIAAMEVKKGPYFADEGDFSSAGAVHIGLIDRTVKGLAQMTAGSFGYRRFLGMDSTRLGDGTLLLAGEAGTYNGPWDNPDNLRKLNGLLRYSQGTATDGVSVTGMAYANRWNSTDQVPQRAMTDGLMDRFGSEDPTDGGNANRFALSARVAQSDNSGAWKANAYVVKSELDLYNNFTYFLANPVVGDQFHQHDGRLMAGANIARTMDGSFAGLPMQTTFGLQSRYDAIDLALTDTHRRSFLSNVRSDKVGEGSIGAYAESTLHFSDWLRTTVGWRGDYYAADVTSLFDANNSGHANATIGSPKLRIVVGPFNKTEFFFGAGYGMHSNDARGATTTEDPSDPGTKLPRSPLLVRTRGAEVGVRSRIVPDLDTSLSLFVLDQDSEILFSGDAGDTTTARASRRYGFEWTNHYRPRSWIDVDADLAMTHARFRGYDSDQAEVYASLAGYPAAQIGNAPGNYIPNAPTMMASAGISLGAKTGWFGALRWRYLASSPLTEDNAFRSQPTGIFNARIGYRTDKGWRLQLDLLNLLNSKANQITYAYGSLLKTDKLYNLCAANAAPAPVCAIGVMDYVLHPVEPLTVRVTLAGTF, from the coding sequence ATGGCAAGCCAGATCACAGTATCAGGCGAAGACGTCAACGCGCGGCCCGTGATGCGCCCGGGCGAAGTGCTCGAAGCTGTACCGGGGCTCATTGTGACGCAGCATTCCGGCGAGGGCAAAGCGAACCAGTACTTCTTGCGCGGCTATAATCTCGATCATGGCACGGATCTCGCGATCTATGTTGATGATGTGCCTGCCAACATGCGCACTCACGCCCACGGCCAGGGCTATGCCGACCTCAATTGGCTGATTCCTGAAGCGATCGCCGCCATGGAGGTAAAGAAGGGGCCTTACTTCGCCGATGAAGGCGACTTCTCCTCGGCCGGCGCCGTGCATATCGGCCTGATCGACCGCACGGTGAAGGGGCTAGCGCAGATGACCGCCGGCAGCTTTGGATATCGCCGCTTCCTCGGCATGGATTCGACGAGGCTCGGCGATGGGACATTGCTCCTCGCCGGCGAGGCTGGGACCTACAACGGCCCCTGGGACAACCCGGACAACCTCCGCAAGCTCAATGGGCTCTTGCGCTACAGTCAGGGCACGGCCACCGACGGCGTGTCGGTCACGGGCATGGCTTACGCCAACAGATGGAATTCGACCGATCAGGTGCCGCAGCGCGCCATGACGGACGGATTGATGGATCGGTTTGGATCTGAAGACCCGACTGACGGCGGCAACGCAAACCGTTTTGCCCTGTCGGCGCGCGTGGCGCAGAGCGATAATTCCGGGGCCTGGAAGGCGAACGCTTATGTCGTCAAGAGCGAGCTCGATCTCTACAATAACTTCACTTATTTCCTGGCCAATCCCGTTGTCGGCGACCAATTTCACCAGCACGACGGCCGCCTAATGGCCGGCGCTAACATCGCACGGACGATGGATGGCTCATTCGCTGGGCTGCCGATGCAGACGACCTTCGGCCTGCAGTCCCGTTACGACGCCATCGATCTCGCGCTCACCGACACCCACCGGCGCAGTTTCCTGTCCAACGTACGCAGCGATAAGGTCGGGGAAGGCAGCATCGGCGCTTACGCCGAGAGTACGTTGCACTTTTCGGACTGGCTGAGGACCACGGTCGGTTGGCGCGGGGACTATTACGCGGCCGACGTGACGTCGCTGTTCGATGCGAACAACTCAGGCCATGCCAACGCTACGATCGGAAGTCCCAAGCTTCGCATCGTGGTCGGTCCCTTTAACAAGACCGAGTTCTTTTTCGGCGCCGGCTATGGCATGCACTCGAACGACGCGCGGGGTGCGACGACGACGGAAGATCCGAGCGATCCCGGGACAAAGCTGCCGCGCTCGCCGCTGCTGGTCCGCACCAGGGGCGCGGAGGTCGGCGTGCGTTCGAGGATCGTCCCGGATCTCGACACCTCGCTCAGCCTCTTCGTCCTCGACCAGGATTCCGAGATCCTGTTCTCAGGCGATGCCGGCGATACCACGACGGCGCGCGCGAGCCGCCGCTATGGATTCGAATGGACCAACCATTACCGCCCACGGTCTTGGATTGACGTCGACGCCGATCTCGCGATGACCCATGCGCGCTTTCGCGGTTACGACAGCGACCAGGCGGAGGTTTATGCCTCACTCGCCGGCTATCCCGCCGCGCAGATCGGCAACGCGCCCGGCAACTATATCCCTAACGCACCGACCATGATGGCGTCCGCCGGCATCTCGCTCGGCGCGAAGACGGGCTGGTTCGGCGCCCTGCGTTGGCGCTATCTCGCCTCCAGTCCGCTGACGGAAGACAACGCCTTCCGATCGCAACCTACCGGCATCTTCAACGCGCGGATCGGCTACCGCACCGACAAGGGCTGGCGCCTCCAGCTCGATTTGCTCAACCTCCTCAACAGCAAGGCGAACCAGATCACCTATGCCTATGGCTCCCTGCTGAAGACGGACAAACTTTACAATCTCTGTGCCGCCAATGCCGCCCCTGCGCCAGTCTGTGCCATTGGTGTGATGGACTATGTGCTTCACCCGGTCGAACCCTTGACCGTCCGAGTGACCCTAGCGGGCACATTCTGA
- a CDS encoding HoxN/HupN/NixA family nickel/cobalt transporter, with translation MGQVTSRSGLLKGLKLRTVLLLAGLTLTNIAAWGWAVALFAGQPSVMATALLAWVFGLRHAVDADHIAAIDNVVRKLMHAGRASETAGLYFALGHSTIVLASMILLAAGVMTLGGEGLLKNLGGLLGTSVSAVFLLGVAAVNFAIFANLWRTMRAAQASGVYGAQLLDAPLAGSGLLSHLLGPIFRIVTQSWHMYPLGFLFGLSFDTATEIGLLSLSASETARGLSLWQAIVFPALFAAGMSLVDTLDSAFMASAYRWAFVDPARKLWYNLTITGASVAIALFIGSVETLGLISDQLELTGALSSLVDRLKGSQAILGFGVMSLFALAWLASLLLYRVAWKGKTTRTALPTSRAT, from the coding sequence ATGGGGCAGGTCACGTCACGAAGTGGCCTCTTGAAAGGCCTTAAGTTGAGAACTGTCTTGTTGCTGGCAGGGCTGACGCTGACCAACATTGCAGCCTGGGGCTGGGCCGTTGCGCTGTTCGCCGGTCAGCCGTCGGTAATGGCAACCGCGCTGCTCGCTTGGGTGTTCGGTCTGCGCCATGCCGTGGATGCCGATCATATTGCGGCAATCGACAATGTCGTGCGGAAGCTGATGCATGCCGGCCGCGCCTCCGAAACTGCAGGTCTCTACTTTGCGCTCGGCCATTCCACGATCGTTCTCGCTTCAATGATCCTGCTTGCCGCCGGCGTCATGACCCTCGGCGGAGAGGGTTTGCTCAAAAACTTGGGCGGCCTTCTCGGAACCTCGGTTTCAGCCGTCTTCCTGCTCGGCGTGGCCGCCGTCAACTTTGCGATCTTCGCAAACTTGTGGCGCACAATGCGTGCAGCGCAGGCCAGCGGCGTCTACGGTGCACAATTACTCGATGCGCCCCTAGCCGGAAGCGGTCTTCTTTCGCATTTGCTCGGCCCGATCTTCCGAATTGTGACGCAAAGCTGGCACATGTATCCGCTCGGATTCCTGTTCGGATTAAGTTTCGACACGGCGACCGAAATTGGCCTGCTCTCCCTCTCTGCCTCTGAGACTGCGCGCGGCCTGTCGCTCTGGCAGGCCATAGTCTTTCCTGCACTTTTCGCTGCCGGAATGTCCCTGGTTGATACCTTGGATTCAGCATTTATGGCCAGCGCTTATCGCTGGGCTTTCGTCGATCCGGCCCGAAAGCTTTGGTACAATCTGACAATCACAGGTGCCTCAGTCGCGATTGCGCTGTTCATCGGCAGCGTGGAAACGCTTGGCCTGATCAGCGATCAGCTTGAGCTCACGGGTGCCCTTTCGAGCCTCGTCGATCGCCTCAAGGGATCACAAGCCATCTTAGGCTTCGGCGTGATGTCATTGTTCGCTCTCGCCTGGCTAGCATCTCTCCTGCTGTATCGCGTTGCATGGAAGGGAAAGACCACTCGAACCGCCTTGCCGACATCACGCGCGACTTAG
- a CDS encoding sugar ABC transporter substrate-binding protein, producing the protein MKFRTLLGVAAILALTGVSAPAADKDAADIAVEAAKKYAGTTISIVWEAGLQSLDPLNYSGPKWEKLTGIKVKVVEVPTDQMFTKIMQDFKSGAGAYDALNVIPSWMPDLARAGALEPLDKYVDKFGYRDELQDIAAAYRDNQMQYDGKIFGFPDDGDVMLLYYRKDIFEDPKMKEGFKAKFGYELAPPKDWKQLDDIGQFITDKMAPKVYGAGFFRTAPYPQYMFQERFRMEGGKFFNADTMKSTVNSDVGLKVFKQMLAENKFMPPGVEQWNFVDNLAAFLQGTTAMTISWPPYGRWAAGYGSGEEALKWVPKSQVAGKVGYALTPLGRPELGVGFDLSVSATSKNKEAAYLFIQWLNSKKTSLERVQLPYTLRDPFRLSHYASEKYRALWPDAPAYLDTIKTSGEKGLLDLSLLQQDKYDEAMTKAISSLWAGEDPKTILDRMAQQFDAITEKVGIENQKAVYKVWAAKPGAYPQ; encoded by the coding sequence ATGAAGTTCAGGACATTGTTGGGCGTGGCCGCTATCCTTGCGCTCACAGGTGTATCGGCTCCTGCCGCTGATAAGGATGCCGCCGACATTGCTGTCGAAGCAGCAAAGAAATATGCGGGCACGACGATCAGTATCGTCTGGGAGGCGGGCCTTCAATCGCTCGACCCGCTCAACTATTCGGGTCCGAAATGGGAGAAGCTCACTGGCATCAAGGTGAAGGTGGTCGAGGTGCCGACCGACCAGATGTTCACCAAGATCATGCAGGATTTCAAGTCGGGCGCCGGGGCCTATGACGCACTGAACGTCATTCCATCCTGGATGCCCGACCTGGCCCGGGCCGGAGCGCTCGAGCCCCTGGACAAATATGTCGACAAGTTCGGCTATCGCGACGAGTTGCAGGACATCGCCGCAGCCTATCGCGACAACCAGATGCAGTATGACGGCAAGATCTTCGGCTTCCCGGACGACGGCGATGTGATGCTGCTCTACTACCGCAAAGACATTTTCGAGGATCCGAAGATGAAGGAGGGGTTCAAGGCCAAGTTCGGCTACGAGCTCGCTCCGCCCAAGGATTGGAAGCAGCTTGACGACATCGGACAGTTCATCACTGACAAGATGGCGCCCAAGGTCTATGGCGCCGGCTTCTTCCGAACTGCGCCTTATCCGCAATACATGTTCCAGGAACGTTTCCGCATGGAGGGCGGCAAGTTCTTCAATGCCGATACGATGAAATCGACGGTGAACAGCGATGTCGGCCTGAAGGTCTTCAAGCAGATGTTGGCCGAGAACAAGTTCATGCCACCAGGCGTGGAGCAATGGAATTTCGTCGACAACTTGGCCGCGTTCCTCCAGGGCACCACCGCCATGACGATCTCCTGGCCCCCTTATGGGCGTTGGGCCGCCGGCTACGGCTCGGGCGAGGAAGCGCTGAAATGGGTACCCAAATCGCAAGTCGCCGGCAAGGTCGGGTATGCGCTCACGCCCCTCGGTCGCCCGGAGCTTGGCGTCGGTTTCGACCTGTCCGTCTCGGCCACGAGCAAGAACAAGGAGGCCGCTTATCTCTTCATCCAATGGCTGAACAGCAAGAAGACCAGCCTTGAGCGCGTGCAGCTCCCCTATACGCTCCGCGATCCCTTCCGCCTGTCGCACTACGCGAGCGAGAAATACCGTGCGCTCTGGCCTGATGCTCCTGCCTATCTCGACACGATCAAGACATCTGGCGAGAAGGGCCTGCTCGATCTCTCCCTGCTGCAGCAGGACAAGTACGACGAGGCGATGACCAAGGCCATTTCGAGCCTCTGGGCCGGCGAAGATCCGAAGACCATTCTCGACCGCATGGCGCAGCAGTTTGATGCCATCACCGAGAAGGTGGGCATTGAAAACCAGAAGGCGGTTTATAAGGTCTGGGCAGCAAAACCAGGCGCTTATCCGCAATAG
- a CDS encoding carbohydrate ABC transporter permease encodes MMTFSLSFNGTEHRRPSRLGRVLEDRLPYLIVAPAILVLLLVGLFPLIYSLIVSFQRITMTDNDTSFAGLLNYAELFRDTRLWASLGHTAIITAIALPLELLIGFLMAQLFIDRMPGRQLFVALLVLPTVISPIVAGATWRLLFDVRFGPIGEILSFFAGEPIRILWTVNPAYVYPAIIICEVWQWSPFMFLLLLAALSNVDQSQLEAAEIDGASYLRVLRAIILPAIAPVIAVACLIRGLDLVRIFDIIWALTEGGPGSMTETISLYTYVQGFSQFETSYTAAISFLVIALLTLITTLVLKRMEIAR; translated from the coding sequence ATGATGACGTTCTCTTTAAGCTTTAATGGCACTGAACATCGCCGCCCGAGCCGGCTCGGGCGTGTGCTCGAGGACCGCCTACCCTATCTCATCGTTGCGCCCGCAATATTGGTTCTTCTCCTCGTCGGCCTCTTTCCCCTCATCTACTCGTTGATCGTGAGCTTCCAGCGCATCACGATGACGGACAATGATACGTCTTTCGCCGGCTTGCTGAACTATGCGGAGTTGTTCAGAGATACCCGTTTGTGGGCATCGCTCGGCCACACCGCGATCATCACAGCAATCGCCCTGCCTCTCGAGCTACTGATCGGCTTCCTGATGGCGCAGCTCTTCATCGACCGCATGCCCGGGCGCCAGCTCTTCGTCGCGCTCTTGGTGCTGCCGACGGTGATCTCTCCGATTGTTGCTGGTGCGACCTGGCGCCTGTTGTTCGACGTCCGCTTTGGTCCCATCGGTGAGATACTCAGCTTTTTCGCCGGCGAACCGATCCGGATCCTGTGGACCGTCAACCCTGCTTACGTCTATCCGGCGATCATCATCTGCGAAGTTTGGCAGTGGTCGCCGTTCATGTTTCTGCTGCTGCTCGCTGCGTTGTCCAATGTCGATCAGTCTCAACTGGAGGCTGCTGAGATCGATGGGGCATCGTATCTGCGCGTGCTTCGCGCGATCATTCTGCCGGCGATCGCGCCCGTGATAGCTGTTGCATGCCTTATCCGCGGCCTCGACCTCGTGCGCATCTTCGACATCATCTGGGCCCTCACCGAAGGCGGGCCGGGCTCGATGACCGAGACGATTTCACTCTACACCTATGTGCAGGGCTTCTCGCAATTCGAAACCAGCTACACCGCCGCGATCTCCTTCCTGGTGATTGCGCTGCTCACTCTCATTACCACGCTTGTCCTCAAGCGCATGGAGATTGCGCGATGA
- a CDS encoding carbohydrate ABC transporter permease, which translates to MRLMKLPTRKGRVLVLRYIGAGVVTLLFLFPVYWLFMISFKTPDEIYHVPPLWMPGQIQFSNYYVLFKDGDVMAILNSLIVAGVSSAIAIILGTLCAYSLARFGTGGENLAMWIISQRMIPPIAVVFPIFLIYVYFGLVDGYFGLIVLYTAFNLPYVIWMMRGYIVDVPLELEESALVDGLNRWQVIWKVVFPMVRPGLMATSVFTFVFAWNDFLFALVLTRTEVITFPVMLTHYFGGQSNFWAKIAAMSVLGTLPIFVAVTVMQRYLVRGISLGAVKG; encoded by the coding sequence ATGAGGCTGATGAAGCTGCCCACCAGGAAGGGGCGCGTTCTGGTGCTACGCTATATCGGCGCCGGCGTCGTCACTTTGCTGTTTCTATTTCCGGTTTATTGGCTGTTTATGATTTCGTTCAAGACGCCGGACGAGATCTATCACGTGCCGCCATTGTGGATGCCTGGGCAGATCCAGTTCTCGAATTATTATGTCCTATTCAAGGATGGTGACGTCATGGCCATCCTGAACAGCCTGATCGTCGCCGGCGTTAGCTCCGCCATTGCCATCATTCTTGGTACCCTATGCGCCTACAGCCTCGCCCGCTTCGGCACGGGTGGCGAGAACCTTGCGATGTGGATCATTTCCCAGCGCATGATCCCGCCGATTGCGGTCGTCTTCCCGATCTTCCTCATCTACGTCTATTTCGGTTTGGTTGACGGCTACTTCGGCCTGATCGTGCTCTATACCGCGTTCAATCTGCCCTATGTCATCTGGATGATGCGGGGTTATATCGTTGATGTTCCGCTCGAGCTGGAGGAAAGCGCCCTCGTCGACGGACTGAACCGATGGCAGGTCATCTGGAAAGTCGTCTTCCCGATGGTGCGCCCGGGGCTCATGGCGACTTCGGTCTTTACTTTCGTGTTCGCCTGGAACGACTTCCTCTTCGCGCTGGTGCTCACGCGTACCGAAGTGATCACTTTTCCGGTCATGCTGACGCACTATTTCGGTGGCCAGTCGAACTTCTGGGCCAAAATCGCGGCGATGTCCGTCCTGGGGACTTTGCCGATCTTCGTCGCAGTTACGGTAATGCAGCGCTATCTCGTGCGCGGCATCTCGCTCGGCGCCGTCAAAGGTTGA
- a CDS encoding ABC transporter ATP-binding protein, which yields MADVKLTGVHKYYGNVHAVRGLDLTISDGEFAVLVGPSGCGKSTLLRTIAGLEDPDDGTIAIGGAIVNDLRPRERNIAMVFQNYALYPYLTVNENIAFGLRARKTPEIEIRKRVSEAAEMLGIGNLLQRYPRQLSGGQRQRVAIGRAIVRKADLFLFDEPLSNLDAQLRDEMRTEIKRLHHEITTTMIYVTHDQVEAMTLADRIVLLRDGKIEQQGAPLELFERPRTGFVAGFLGSPSINLIPATLTAMNGGLSVVFGSGESLTVPPAKATALSSVAGREVIVGIRPQHFGRAGDGPLRDGVVPYSAVADLIQPTGTRTFTTIKIGGVDAVAELQAHDVQSHGERIQLAIDLNRMVLIDPATGSVIA from the coding sequence GTGGCCGACGTCAAGTTGACCGGAGTGCACAAATACTACGGTAACGTGCATGCCGTTCGGGGACTAGACTTAACCATCAGCGATGGCGAATTCGCTGTGCTCGTGGGTCCGTCAGGCTGCGGCAAGAGCACGCTTTTGCGGACGATCGCCGGTCTCGAAGATCCGGACGACGGCACGATCGCGATTGGCGGCGCTATCGTCAACGATCTGCGTCCGCGCGAACGCAACATTGCGATGGTCTTTCAGAACTACGCACTCTATCCCTATTTAACCGTCAATGAGAATATCGCGTTCGGCCTGCGCGCCCGCAAGACGCCAGAAATCGAGATCAGGAAGCGGGTCAGCGAAGCCGCCGAGATGCTCGGCATCGGCAATCTCCTCCAGCGTTATCCACGTCAGCTCTCCGGTGGACAGCGTCAACGCGTCGCGATCGGACGGGCCATCGTTCGCAAGGCGGATCTTTTCTTGTTTGACGAGCCGCTCTCGAATCTGGACGCCCAATTGCGTGACGAAATGCGAACCGAGATCAAGCGTCTGCATCACGAGATCACCACCACAATGATCTACGTTACACACGATCAGGTCGAGGCGATGACGCTGGCGGATCGTATCGTGCTGCTACGCGATGGAAAAATAGAGCAGCAGGGAGCTCCACTCGAACTGTTCGAGCGGCCGCGAACGGGCTTCGTGGCGGGCTTCCTCGGCTCTCCTTCGATCAATCTCATACCGGCAACCCTGACGGCGATGAATGGCGGGCTTTCTGTCGTTTTCGGTTCCGGAGAGTCCCTGACTGTGCCGCCTGCGAAGGCCACTGCCCTTTCTAGCGTGGCGGGACGTGAGGTCATTGTCGGCATTCGGCCTCAGCATTTCGGCCGAGCCGGCGACGGACCATTGCGCGATGGGGTGGTGCCCTATTCAGCGGTCGCCGATCTCATCCAGCCTACAGGTACTCGTACCTTCACGACCATCAAGATCGGCGGAGTAGACGCAGTCGCGGAGCTGCAAGCACATGATGTTCAGAGCCATGGCGAGCGAATCCAGCTCGCCATCGACCTCAATCGGATGGTGCTGATCGATCCGGCCACAGGCTCGGTCATCGCCTAA
- a CDS encoding SMP-30/gluconolactonase/LRE family protein — protein sequence MQGEGADRFLFPNDLCFGPNGLLYMTDSGMAAEDFINGQAFVEGYMDLDWDGRVYEIDPAAMKVLRVLDRKIRFTNGIAFGPDDHLYANASFTGEIYRYDVLGKPMPERVVFGNVLQPDSNPDFKGPDGMAFGTDGRLYCTVYNQKNVTVLDRGGNVVDRLMLDGPQPTNCAFTIEGKKLRVTEVGKGQVEELDVPCEGVPLHLPKFG from the coding sequence ATGCAGGGCGAAGGCGCCGATCGCTTTCTATTTCCGAATGACCTCTGCTTCGGCCCCAACGGACTACTCTACATGACTGATTCAGGCATGGCGGCTGAGGATTTCATCAACGGGCAGGCCTTCGTCGAGGGCTATATGGACCTTGATTGGGACGGCCGCGTCTACGAAATCGATCCCGCGGCCATGAAGGTCCTTCGCGTCCTCGATCGCAAGATCCGATTCACCAACGGGATTGCTTTCGGGCCCGACGACCATCTCTATGCCAACGCATCGTTCACAGGCGAAATCTACCGCTATGACGTACTCGGCAAGCCAATGCCTGAACGTGTTGTTTTCGGCAATGTGCTGCAGCCCGACTCCAATCCTGACTTCAAGGGGCCCGACGGGATGGCTTTTGGCACCGACGGCCGGCTCTATTGCACAGTCTATAATCAGAAGAACGTCACTGTGCTCGACCGCGGCGGCAACGTCGTGGACCGGCTCATGCTGGATGGGCCGCAACCGACAAATTGCGCCTTCACGATTGAAGGCAAGAAGTTGCGCGTGACAGAGGTCGGCAAGGGCCAGGTTGAAGAGCTCGATGTGCCCTGCGAAGGGGTGCCTCTACATCTGCCTAAATTCGGTTAA
- a CDS encoding cyclic nucleotide-binding domain-containing protein, giving the protein MHTMLTLRAVAICSNLAFIVYATGAGIYPVLILHFILLPLNAAYFVRMVLVLRRAKLAANTDLSPNWLQPFMHTQRIKAGETIFEKGDHADALYLIGSGQVELPEIDKLLYPGEVFGEVGLFAVDRRRRTQSARAASDLELFWIKADALKRICERNPGLSLYFLRPVATRLSSNASERTEPRQAPSARCAGDIR; this is encoded by the coding sequence ATGCACACCATGCTGACTCTGCGGGCCGTCGCCATCTGCAGCAATCTCGCATTCATCGTCTATGCCACTGGCGCCGGTATCTACCCTGTGCTGATTCTGCACTTTATTTTGCTTCCACTAAACGCTGCCTACTTCGTCCGCATGGTCTTGGTACTACGCCGCGCCAAGCTCGCCGCTAATACAGATCTTTCTCCGAACTGGCTTCAGCCGTTCATGCACACACAGCGGATCAAGGCTGGAGAGACAATCTTCGAGAAAGGGGATCACGCCGATGCACTCTATCTCATCGGATCAGGACAAGTCGAGCTTCCCGAAATAGACAAGCTCTTGTATCCAGGAGAGGTTTTTGGTGAGGTTGGGCTGTTCGCCGTGGATCGACGCCGCCGCACGCAATCTGCTCGAGCGGCCAGCGATTTGGAGCTTTTCTGGATCAAGGCCGACGCATTAAAGAGGATTTGCGAACGGAACCCTGGCCTCTCGCTGTACTTTCTTCGTCCTGTAGCCACTCGGCTTAGCTCAAATGCTTCCGAGCGAACAGAGCCCCGGCAAGCCCCGTCCGCGCGTTGCGCTGGGGACATTAGATGA
- a CDS encoding TRAP transporter large permease subunit, with protein sequence MSSVSHAPHADDGGATASTERGPRHWAVTANTMLGHLVAVPAALLVLAEVAILAAGIVGRYVFRSPIVWSDELAGILFLWLAMLGSVIAFQRGEHMRMTAIVGVLSAQVRAFLDVVAAAASLAFLLLVVWPAYEFAADEAFVTTPALEIINTWRAAALPIGIGLMLIAAALRLCRIANLRSLLASLAIVAGLILAFVLLAPVFKPLGNLNLLIFFVFVVGAMVFAAVPIAFAFGLATVGYLTLTTSTPDVVMIGRMDEGMSHLILLAVPLFVFLGLLIEMTGMARAMVGFLASLLGHVRGGLHYVLVGAMYLVSGISGSKAADMAAVAPVLFPEMRQRGAKPGDLVALLAATGAQTETIPPSLVLITIGSVTGVSISALFTGGLLPGVVLAVMLGAIVWWRYRREDLSHVKRATGREIGRAFVIALPAIALPFVIRTAVVEGVATATEVSTIGILYSACAGLLIYRQFDWRRIYPMLVETASLSGAILLIIGAATGMAWALTQSGFSASLAKFMTSLPGGVPVFLAVTIVTFVILGSVLEGIPAIVLFGPLLFPIARQVGVHDVHYAMVVVLAMGIGLFAPPFGVGYYAACAISRINPDDGMRPIVGYMIALLIGTLIVAAVPWLSIGFLK encoded by the coding sequence ATGAGCAGCGTGAGCCACGCTCCACATGCTGATGACGGTGGAGCGACCGCCTCGACTGAACGGGGTCCCCGACATTGGGCGGTAACAGCGAACACGATGTTGGGCCACCTCGTCGCGGTCCCAGCCGCGCTACTCGTCCTGGCCGAAGTCGCAATCCTGGCCGCAGGAATCGTAGGCAGATACGTATTCCGCTCCCCCATCGTCTGGTCCGACGAACTCGCCGGTATTCTCTTCCTTTGGCTTGCCATGCTCGGCTCCGTCATTGCTTTCCAGCGCGGCGAGCACATGCGTATGACAGCCATCGTCGGCGTGCTCAGTGCCCAGGTGCGTGCGTTTTTGGACGTGGTGGCGGCCGCAGCCTCGCTGGCGTTTCTTTTGCTCGTCGTTTGGCCGGCCTATGAATTTGCCGCCGACGAGGCCTTCGTCACCACGCCGGCGCTGGAGATCATCAACACTTGGCGTGCGGCGGCGCTACCGATCGGAATTGGGCTGATGCTGATCGCCGCGGCCCTCCGGCTCTGCCGAATTGCCAATCTACGCAGCTTGTTGGCCTCTCTAGCGATCGTCGCCGGTCTCATCCTTGCGTTCGTGCTGCTCGCGCCGGTTTTTAAGCCGCTCGGCAATCTGAACCTTCTGATCTTCTTCGTCTTTGTTGTCGGTGCGATGGTCTTTGCCGCCGTTCCGATTGCCTTTGCATTCGGTCTCGCCACCGTGGGTTATCTCACGCTTACGACGAGCACGCCGGACGTAGTGATGATCGGGCGGATGGATGAAGGGATGAGCCATCTGATCCTGCTCGCCGTGCCTCTTTTCGTCTTCCTGGGCCTGCTGATCGAGATGACGGGCATGGCTCGCGCAATGGTCGGTTTCCTCGCAAGTCTCCTCGGCCACGTCCGCGGCGGGCTGCACTACGTCCTGGTCGGGGCTATGTATCTGGTCTCCGGTATCTCAGGGTCCAAGGCGGCAGATATGGCGGCCGTGGCCCCTGTGCTGTTTCCCGAGATGCGGCAGCGTGGCGCCAAACCCGGCGACCTCGTTGCGTTGCTGGCCGCCACGGGGGCGCAAACCGAAACGATTCCGCCGTCGCTGGTTCTGATCACGATCGGCTCGGTGACGGGCGTGTCGATCTCCGCGCTATTCACCGGCGGATTGCTCCCGGGCGTGGTGCTCGCAGTTATGCTCGGGGCGATCGTGTGGTGGCGCTACCGGCGCGAGGACCTCTCTCACGTCAAAAGGGCGACTGGGCGGGAGATCGGCCGAGCCTTTGTCATTGCTCTTCCTGCGATCGCCTTGCCTTTCGTGATCCGGACCGCCGTCGTCGAAGGCGTTGCAACGGCAACGGAGGTCTCGACCATCGGCATCTTGTACTCGGCCTGCGCCGGTCTCCTCATTTACCGCCAGTTCGACTGGCGACGCATCTATCCTATGCTGGTCGAGACGGCCTCCCTGTCGGGCGCGATTCTGCTCATCATCGGCGCCGCGACAGGAATGGCCTGGGCGCTGACCCAGTCGGGATTTTCAGCCTCGCTTGCCAAGTTCATGACCAGCCTTCCCGGCGGTGTCCCCGTCTTCCTAGCGGTGACGATCGTAACTTTCGTGATTCTAGGCAGCGTGCTGGAGGGGATCCCAGCCATCGTCTTGTTCGGTCCGCTCCTGTTCCCGATCGCGCGGCAGGTTGGGGTCCACGATGTCCATTACGCAATGGTCGTGGTTCTCGCGATGGGCATCGGCCTGTTCGCACCGCCGTTTGGGGTCGGCTACTACGCGGCCTGCGCTATCAGCCGCATTAACCCGGACGACGGTATGAGACCAATCGTGGGATACATGATTGCGCTGCTCATTGGCACGCTGATCGTCGCCGCGGTGCCCTGGCTGTCTATCGGCTTCCTGAAATAA